A section of the Epinephelus moara isolate mb chromosome 3, YSFRI_EMoa_1.0, whole genome shotgun sequence genome encodes:
- the LOC126387686 gene encoding C2 domain-containing protein 2 — protein sequence MSDFESSYFGLEDPQWLCMVTLFFASLVTLILYFVQYFQQGGVGSKQTTAEDNAAKEEAADLLGWALSLKSWRSQWRGAWCRALNDQSRKRGSPVLLTFEEDDVEASELMVSQVSSFKKSARNKAACCSVVGEKLQFTVSAASTAMATADPCKYTVCIAPLELQLDLQMQEAKDEVKVSWGVSHLETRELQVTPTFTQDNANTSSVAAVKEQLRQLLCATRPSVLLSCRPAQASEVKEAHNNVVSPPKPPRAHDWKLLVKNIRVTLNQEEDAAGSMNPLCVLQLDDPPQKFNTSVSKNTTNPAWDQPFIFELNGRSKELNVQLMNDGQPQENSLLGQVSVPFDLVKKQPKGQQTFALMTKDVVTGSLTTDFTYLEPSEVRSWHPPTPASHKKVEMDRTVMPCGTVVTTITAVKSKPGRPLPPGLTLDPAQKAVANKPKLSERRVSEQATMLGTTVSKALSSSDTELLMLNGTDPVAEAAIRQLHQSAKQKLKSPVKKSTIIISGIAKTPLSQDDELALMAGYAAAMDASMSEGSSTQDVTTAIASGTSSPPDTSEPQEGPSGIGRPPQDWESQTGEELDHTSLSMCVSEASCKKRRGSFLQKSARLFFRRRHQRKDPGMSQSHNDLVYLESPAAVERASRTATLSRMLNRKSRNKSKANGSTSMGEPHA from the exons ATGTCCGACTTTGAAAGTTCGTATTTCGGCCTTGAGGATCCGCAGTGGCTATGCATGGTCACGCTCTTCTTCGCATCCCTTGTTACCCTGATACTGTATTTCGTACAGTATTTCCAGCAAGGGGGTGTAGGGAGCAagcagacaacagcagaggaCAATGCGGCGAAGGAGGAAGCCGCGGATCTGCTGGGATGGGCGCTGTCACTGAAAAGCTGGAGAAGTCAGTGGAGAGGAGCTTGGTGCAGGGCTTTGAATGACCAATCGAGGAAGCGTGGG AGTCCTGTTCTGTTGACATTTGAAGAAGATGATGTCGAGGCGTCAGAGCTCATGGTCAGCCAAGTGTCCAGCTTTAAGAAGTCTGCCAGAAACAAG GCCGCTTGCTGCAGTGTGGTTGGGGAGAAGCTTCAATTCACTGTCAGTGCAGCGTCGACAGCCATGGCTACAGCAGATCCTTGTAAATACACAGTCTGTATAGCTCCACTGGAGCTGCAG CTTGATCTACAGATGCAAGAAGCTAAAGATGAGGTCAAGGTGAGCTGGGGAGTGTCTCACCTGGAGACAAGGGAGTTGCAGGTGACGCCCACTTTCACCCAG GACAATGCCAACACCTCCAGTGTAGCAGCCGTAAAGGAGCAGCTGAGACAGCTGTTATGTGCGACGCGCCCCTCTGTGTTGCTGAGCTGCAGGCCTGCTCAGGCCTCAGAGGTCAAG GAAGCACACAACAACGTGGTTTCACCCCCAAAGCCCCCCCGTGCCCACGACTGGAAGCTGCTGGTGAAGAACATCCGGGTGACACTGAATCAGGAGGAGGATGCTGCAG GCAGCATGAATCCTCTGTGTGTACTGCAGTTAGACGATCCTCCGCAGAAGTTTAACACCTCTGTTTCAAAGAACACAACCAATCCTGCCTGGGACCAGCCGTTTATTTT TGAATTGAACGGACGATCAAAAGAGCTCAATGTTCAGCTGATGAATGACGGACAACCTCAAGAGA ATTCGTTACTCGGTCAGGTGTCAGTGCCTTTTGATCTTGTAAAGAAGCAGCCCAAAGGACAGCAAACATTTGCACTCATGACCAAAGATGTAGTGACTGGTTCACTTACTACTGAT TTTACCTACCTGGAGCCCAGTGAGGTGAGGTCCTGGCACCCTCCCACCCCAGCCTCCCATAAGAAAGTGGAGATGGACCGTACAGTGATGCCCTGCGGCACGGTGGTCACCACCATCACAGCGGTGAAGAGCAAGCCGGGTCGACCTCTCCCTCCTGGACTTACCTTAG ATCCTGCCCAGAAAGCGGTGGCCAACAAGCCGAAGCTGTCGGAACGCCGCGTCTCAGAGCAGGCGACCATGCTGGGGACCACAGTCAGCAAGGCCTTGTCCTCCTCTGACACTGAGCTGCTGATGCTCAACGGCACGGACCCGGTGGCCGAGGCCGCCATCAGACAGCTCCACCAGTCTGCCAAGCAGAAGCTCAAGTCCCCAGTGAAGAAGAGTACCATCATCATCTCCGGCATCGCCAAA ACGCCCTTGTCTCAGGATGATGAGCTAGCTCTTATGGCGGGCTACGCCGCAGCGATGGACGCCTCGATGTCAGAGGGCAGCTCTACTCAGGATGTGACCACAGCGATTGCGTCAGGGACCAGTAGCCCTCCAGACACGTCAGAGCCCCAGGAAGGCCCCAGCGGAATCGGCCGGCCCCCACAGGACTGGGAGAGCCAAACCGGCGAGGAGCTAGACCATACCTCActatccatgtgtgtgtctgaggcgAGCTGCAAGAAGAGACGAG GCAGCTTCTTACAGAAGAGTGCCAGGCTCTTCTTCCGCCGGCGTCACCAGCGCAAGGACCCGGGGATGAGCCAGTCGCACAATGACCTGGTTTACCTGGAGTCTCCAGCCGCAGTGGAGCGGGCCAGCCGAACAGCCACGCTTAGCCGCATGCTCAACCGCAAGAGTAGGAATAAGAGCAAAGCCAATGGCTCTACCTCCATGGGGGAGCCACATGCGtga
- the atg101 gene encoding autophagy-related protein 101 produces the protein MNCRSEVLEVTVEARQVEEAMLSLLHTILLHRSTGKFHYKKEGTYSIGTVGTLDIDCDFIDFSFVRVSSEELDRVIRKAVSEFKDALSNSGSDGMGQISLEFYQKKKSRWPFSDECIPWEVWSIKVNVVNLANEQERQICREKVGEKLGEKVINVVEVINRHEYLPKMPTQSEVDNVFDTSLKDVQPYLYKITYQITDSLGTSVSTTMRRLIKDTLAL, from the exons ATGAATTGCCGCTCAGAAGTTCTTGAAGTGACTGTGGAGGCGAGGCAGGTGGAAGAAGCGATGCTGTCGTTACTGCACACCATTTTACTGCATCGCAGCACCGGGAAGTTTCACTACAAAAAGGAGGGCACCTACTCCATAGGGACGGTGGGCACACTGGACATCGACTGCGATTTCATCGATTTCAGCTTTGTCAGGGTGTCCTCGGAGGAGCTGGACAGGGTGATCAGGAAAGCTGTGTCTGAATTCAAG GACGCTTTGAGCAACTCTGGCAGCGATGGCATGGGGCAGATCTCCCTGGAGTTTTACCAGAAGAAGAAGTCTCGCTGGCCTTTCTCCGACGAGTGCATTCCCTGGGAGGTGTGGAGCATCAAGGTCAACGTTGTCAACCTCGCCAACGAGCAGGAGAGACAGATCTGCAGGGAGAAAGTGGGCGAGAAGCTGGGCGAGAAGGTCATCAATGTGGTGGAAGTCATCAACCGGCACGAGTACCTGCCAAAGATGCCCACCCAGTCTGAGGTGGACAATGTTTTTGACACCAGTCTCAAAGATGTGCAGCCCTACCTTTACAAAATCACATACCagatcacagactctctgggTACCTCTGTGAGCACGACAATGAGGAGGCTGATTAAAGATACTCTGGCACTGTGA
- the zbtb21 gene encoding zinc finger and BTB domain-containing protein 21, with the protein MESLVHYSNPSHALSVLGVLNEQRLRGQMCDVVLVVADQRYQAHKSVLAATSEYFQSLFTRMDAESLRVVNLDFCEPDAFEIVLNYIYSSSLFVDKGSLAAIQELGYSLGIPFLTNIVSTRPHASYCVSRKRLSFTEGDENDVQTRSVIVRRVRNDTTHSSRSNYQRKTSERSSSPHSTRESALPPSEHNSYESVRDSESISRKSSEQSEAAERKPTYPYSSILKGNSSHVTSVRPQLTSSVSFSDAEVQHIRLQSGTDQDAKEENEELEPHYRTKVPFQGQPTEPSQTIDRSGPLIKSLLRRSLSMDSPVPVFSPTLELKELQNREQSVVKMASKASGSETSAHNGNSKRTSPLVLRSKYPSRYDEKTQVDREVSVKAEPSSPLADPMDIIRITVGDALPVNLKDLQTNYDQGSKPDFSPFGKRKDRPDNRRYPFKKSKIFKEQPLSLDEDVSETVPQSASSDSNENSGEQPQNKIFKCWNCLKVFRSSAGLHRHVNMYHNPEKPYACDICHKRFHTNFKVWTHCQTQHGVVQNPASSSSSSVLDEKFQKKLIDIVREREIKKALLWKLKRNKQGLQSPALTKKRSRPSFICPYCGKVFVFQSQYRQHLRTHPAEKADQDTADEGILYQEQDENIQQKNADAGVFSCRLCNMKLSSLFEQGDHERGCRHATVCPYCGLRFSSPTVKKDHEAHCKYKKLTCLECMRTFKSSFSIWRHQVEVHNHNMMTIKDQIHLRQQENSEEASEMLVDEHYNDEPLAPGSSRENIAYSDSSGPPMYDSEDSSSYVPEDLSMGHHGKLVVKEEPLEEAVSEMENAESAKSGPEEPGVWPCEKCGNLFSSRKDLERHQELLCHIKPFICHICNKAFRTNFRLWSHFQSHMSTANEPGAKEIDRHPSPLSPSPPTTPQNTDRPSPQASVLKSTQTAPVAAAMAEESSSPEPCSSSVSKTKRPELERQASSHSPLSRSNSVENPGGPQESDTLFYHAPSLSALTFKRQYMCKLCHRTFKTAFSLWSHEQSHSHV; encoded by the coding sequence ATGGAGAGCCTAGTGCATTACAGCAATCCCTCCCATGCCCTCTCAGTGTTAGGGGTTCTGAACGAGCAGCGCCTGCGGGGCCAGATGTGTGACGTAGTCCTGGTTGTGGCAGACCAGAGGTACCAGGCCCATAAGAGTGTTCTGGCCGCCACCAGTGAGTATTTCCAGTCCCTGTTCACACGGATGGATGCAGAGTCGCTGAGAGTTGTAAACCTGGACTTCTGTGAGCCGGACGCCTTCGAGATAGTTCTGAATTACATTTACTCCTCCTCACTTTTTGTGGACAAAGGCAGCCTGGCAGCCATTCAAGAGCTGGGCTACAGCCTTGGAATCCCTTTCCTCACCAACATTGTGTCAACAAGGCCACACGCATCCTACTGCGTGTCTAGAAAAAGGCTTTCGTTCACAGAAGGGGATGAGAATGATGTCCAGACAAGGAGCGTCATTGTGCGTCGGGTTCGAAATGACACAACCCATTCCTCTCGCTcaaattatcagagaaaaacatcAGAGAGATCATCATCTCCCCACTCCACCCGAGAGTCAGCTCTGCCTCCATCAGAACACAACTCATATGAATCGGTCAGAGactctgaatccatcagcaGGAAATCATCGGAGCAGAGTGAAGCTGCCGAAAGAAAGCCCACCTATCCGTACTCCTCCATATTAAAAGGGAATTCATCTCATGTCACATCTGTTAGGCCCCAGCTGACATCATCTGTGTCTTTCAGTGATGCTGAAGTGCAGCACATCAGGTTGCAGTCTGGCACTGACCAGGACGCTAAAGAGGAGAATGAGGAGCTAGAGCCCCACTATCGCACCAAAGTGCCCTTTCAGGGTCAGCCCACTGAGCCAAGCCAGACCATTGACAGGAGCGGGCCACTCATAAAAAGCCTACTCCGAAGATCATTATCCATGGACAGCCCCGTTCCAGTCTTCTCGCCCACGCTGGAGCTCAAGGAGCTGCAAAATCGTGAACAGtcagttgttaaaatggcatcaaAGGCATCTGGGTCGGAAACATCTGCTCACAATGGCAATTCAAAAAGAACATCCCCCCTGGTTCTCAGGTCAAAGTACCCCAGCAGGTATGATGAAAAAACTCAGGTAGACAGAGAAGTCAGTGTGAAAGCTGAGCCCAGCAGTCCACTCGCTGACCCCATGGACATTATTCGAATCACAGTTGGAGATGCATTGCCAGTCAATCTTAAAGACTTGCAGACAAATTACGACCAAGGTTCCAAGCCTGACTTCAGTCCTTTTGGGAAAAGAAAGGACAGGCCAGACAACAGAAGGTACCCGTTCAAGAAGagcaaaatatttaaagaacaaCCCCTCTCACTGGACGAGGACGTGTCAGAAACAGTACCTCAGAGTGCCAGCAGCGACTCTAATGAAAACAGTGGGGAGCAGCCTCAGAACAAGATTTTTAAATGCTGGAACTGTTTAAAGGTTTTCAGGTCCAGCGCTGGACTGCATCGTCATGTAAATATGTATCACAACCCTGAAAAGCCGTATGCTTGCGACATCTGCCACAAGCGCTTCCATACCAACTTCAAAGTGTGGACTCACTGCCAAACTCAGCATGGTGTAGTACAAAACCCAGCCtcgtcctccagctcctccgtACTGGATGAGAAATTTCAAAAGAAGTTGATAGATATTGTGCGAGAGAGGGAGATAAAGAAAGCCCTGCTGTGGAAGCTGAAGAGGAATAAGCAGGGCCTGCAATCTCCTGCACTCACCAAAAAGAGATCAAGACCCAGCTTTATATGCCCTTACTGTGGGAAAGTATTTGTGTTCCAGTCTCAGTACAGACAGCATTTAAGGACACATCCTGCTGAAAAGGCTGATCAGGACACAGCGGATGAAGGCATCCTCTaccaggagcaggatgagaACATTCAACAGAAGAACGCAGACGCTGGTGTTTTCTCCTGTAGACTCTGTAATATGAAGCTGTCTTCACTCTTCGAGCAGGGCGACCATGAGAGGGGCTGTCGACACGCAACTGTATGCCCCTACTGCGGCCTCCGATTCTCAAGTCCGACGGTCAAGAAGGACCACGAGGCACATTGTAAGTACAAGAAACTGACGTGCCTGGAGTGCATGCGGACCTTCAAATCTTCCTTCAGCATATGGCGCCACCAGGTGGAGGTCCACAaccacaacatgatgacaaTTAAAGACCAGATTCACCTGAGGCAGCAAGAGAACAGTGAAGAGGCGTCTGAGATGCTCGTTGACGAGCATTATAATGACGAGCCTCTAGCACCGGGAAGCTCAAGAGAGAACATCGCTTACAGTGACTCCTCAGGTCCGCCCATGTACGATTCAGAAGACTCCTCATCCTATGTGCCTGAGGACCTGAGCATGGGCCATCACGGCAAGCTGGTAGTAAAAGAAGAGCCATTAGAGGAGGCCGTGAGTGAAATGGAAAACGCAGAGTCTGCCAAATCTGGGCCTGAGGAACCCGGTGTGTGGCCATGCGAGAAATGCGGAAATCTTTTCAGCTCTCGCAAAGACCTGGAACGCCACCAGGAGCTGCTATGCCACATCAAACCGTTCATCTGTCACATCTGCAACAAAGCCTTCAGGACCAACTTCCGCCTTTGGAGCCACTTCCAGTCCCACATGTCGACTGCTAACGAACCTGGAGCCAAAGAGATCGACAGACACCCCTcacctctgtctccctcccctcCCACGACCCCTCAAAACACCGACCGCCCCTCCCCGCAGGCCTCCGTGCTCAAATCCACCCAGACGGCGCCAGTAGCCGCAGCAATGGCTGAGGAGTCCAGCAGCCCAGAGCCCTGTAGCTCATCAGTAAGCAAGACGAAGAGGCCTGAACTCGAACGGCAAGCCAGCAGCCACAGCCCTCTGTCAAGGTCGAACAGCGTGGAGAACCCAGGTGGCCCTCAGGAATCAGACACACTCTTTTACCATGCACCATCTCTCTCTGCCCTGACGTTTAAGAGGCAGTACATGTGTAAACTCTGTCACAGGACCTTCAAGACGGCCTTTAGCCTCTGGAGCCACGAGCAGAGTCATAGCCACGTGTAA